A genome region from Setaria italica strain Yugu1 chromosome III, Setaria_italica_v2.0, whole genome shotgun sequence includes the following:
- the LOC101762950 gene encoding protein IQ-DOMAIN 1, with product MGASGKWIKSLVALKAPEKAAGHKGGRKWTRLWRSSSSAASRGASAGEGGALASEASSASADSFSSVLAAVVRAPPRDFRLIRQEWAAVRIQTAFRAFLARRALKALRGIVRLQALVRGRLVRKQLAVTLKCMHALLRVQERAREQRARSSADGHGSQDALKGRATSTKDAEEQWCDRQGSVDEVKSKLHMKHEGAAKRERAIAYAHFHQHRNSKSSGRPSSPARFIRSHESNRCNHNLNYLEGWMATKPWETRLVEQNDTDSQFAKNCEDLNLAVSNASSVKIRRNNVTTRVAAKPPSVLSASSSDLVCEESSPSTSSVTPVSATTTILASEARSDSGHIGGPNYMSLTKSAKARLHGCSSHRGSFQRQRSGDMSRVALSSIDTQSNAGSDISVTSKRLNNMSLKGRSMTRSMDKENDY from the exons ATGGGGGCGTCGGGGAAGTGGATCAAGTCGCTGGTGGCCCTGAAGGCGCCGGAGAAGGCGGCGGGGCACAAGGGCGGGCGCAAGTGGACCCGGCTGTGGCGGAGCTCGTCGTCCGCCGCGTCCAGGGGTGCCAgcgccggcgagggcggcgcgctGGCGTCCGAGGCTTCTTCGGCGTCGGCCGACTCGTTCAGCTCGGTGCTCGCGGCCGTGGTCCGCGCGCCGCCCAGGGACTTCCGCCTCATCAGGCAGGAGTGGGCCGCCGTCCGCATCCAGACCGCCTTCCGCGCATTCTTG GCGAGGCGGGCGTTGAAGGCGCTGAGGGGCATCGTGCGGCTGCAGGCGCTGGTGCGCGGCCGGCTCGTGCGGAAGCAACTGGCCGTCACTCTCAAGTGCATGCACGCGCTGCTGCGGGTGCAGGAACGCGCCAGGGAGCAGCGGGCGCGCTCCTCTGCTGACGGCCACGGTTCCCAGGACGCGCTCAAAGGCCGTGCAACTTCTACCAAGGACGCAGAG GAACAGTGGTGTGACCGTCAAGGTTCTGTTGACGAAGTAAAATCAAAATTACACATGAAGCACGAAGGTGCAGCAAAAAGAGAGAGGGCAATTGCCTATGCCCATTTTCATCAG CATCGAAATTCAAAAAGCAGCGGAAGACCAAGCTCTCCTGCAAGATTTATTAGAAGCCACGAGTCTAATAGGTGCAATCACAACTTGAATTACTTAGAAGGATGGATGGCAACAAAACCATGGGAGACCAGGCTTGTGGAGCAAAATGATACTGACTCACAGTTTGCGAAGAACTGTGAGGATCTGAATTTGGCTGTCTCCAATGCTAGCTCAGTCAAAATCAGAAGGAACAATGTCACAACCAGGGTAGCAGCCAAGCCTCCTTCAGTGTTGTCAGCTTCTTCCTCTGACTTGGTATGCGAGGAGAGCTCTCCATCGACATCCTCGGTGACTCCAGTGTCTGCTACCACCACCATCTTAGCATCAGAGGCAAGATCAGACAGTGGCCATATCGGAGGACCAAACTACATGAGCTTGACCAAGTCTGCCAAAGCAAGGCTACATGGCTGCAGCAGCCACAGAGGGTCGTTCCAGCGGCAACGATCTGGGGACATGTCAAGGGTGGCCCTCTCTTCAATAGACACCCAAAGCAACGCTGGCTCAGATATTTCAGTGACCTCGAAGAGGTTGAACAACATGTCATTGAAAGGCCGGAGCATGACGAGAAGCATGGACAAGGAAAATGACTATTGA